The following nucleotide sequence is from Strigops habroptila isolate Jane chromosome Z, bStrHab1.2.pri, whole genome shotgun sequence.
TTCTGTTACTAAGGGCCCAGGTTCCCTATTTACACTGTTCGGGGCCTTCTCCAGAGGCTACTCCCAGGTCTTGCTGCCCAAACTCACGCGAAGACATAGCTTTGCCCAGTTATCTCATTCCCAAACGTTCATCCAGGCGGTTGATCTACCAGGGAGCAACAACCAAAAAGTAATTCCCAGCACTCCCAGACCTGCAGGCTCTGGTCTTCCAGCAAACAGAgtttttaagtactgaaaacATAACCCTTTTTATACAAGCAATGCGACTTTCACAGCACACGACCTGTCAGCAGCACAGGTTTAAGAATCAACAGCAAGCAAACACTACTGATGAGAAGCGCTCAGTGCCTGCCAGGCCACCCCTCGGATGCTGTGTTTGCTCTACGAAACCACACGTGGAcgggctggagagggtccacagaagagccacaaagatgatccaaggactgggaagctgTGCGAGGAAAGGCTGATAGAGCTCGTCTGTTCAGCACGGAGCAAAGGCGGCTCCGGGAGACCTTATCATACACTCCAGTATGTAAAGGGTGACTACAAAGCAGACAGAGACCCCCTTTTTGCAAGAAATCCCATGGATAAGATGAtgggtgatgggcacaagttactcctggggagattctgaccggacacaagaggaaaatttatCACAATGGGAAGAAGCAGCCACTGGAATgatctccccagggaagtgctggACTCCCCAGCgctggacactgttaagatcgggctggacagggtgctgggacatctagtttaggtcatgctgtgcctggaaagggTTGGGCCAGACGATCCTGGAGACCCCTTCCAACGTGGGATTCTAGGCTTTTACGACTGATCTTTAACACAAAGCAGAACTCCGGGACTTTGAGCATCTCAGTTCCATTCGGTTCGCTTGACTTGTTACGCTATTTTGCCACAGCAGTATTAGGTAAAGCTACTTCAGCCCATTAAGTGAGCAGGGCCAGCAGCTGAAACTGAAGACACGTTAGCTCTCTCGCAGAAAGCCACAAGCCCCTAATTCCAGTTCTGACCCTATTTCCAGTGGAGAATTGCTTTATACCACAGGgctgtgtgcagctctgcatTCAGCTGATTTCCTTAGCGCTTGGCATGATTCTGTTTGTCCTCACCACTTGCACTCTTCTCAGCCCACACAGCTAAGTGATGTGTGCATGCTTTCAAGACGTGTCATCCCACACTTACTGTGTGCAATCAAACTGTGGTACTGTGCCAGCCTCCCCTTTGATTTCTCCATCTATTCTTCTATATTGCTAAATCTGCTGAGGCTCCGTTTGATTTAGTTGCTTATGTGCTAGCACTGCAATATCTACtctgtctttgaaataaaaaatttttgTGTATAGCTCTAGCCACAGGAAGTAGCTGCAGTGGAAACACAAAAGGTGTTTTTAAATTTAGGATGGGTGTCAGATTAGATGGGAAGAAACCACAGAACGAACTTGTCCTTGTCTGAACACCAGTTCCACCTCCctgtgtgtggggagggaggTTTTATCCCTTTCTCCTTGCTCTTCCAGCACGTTCAAATAGAGCATTTTTTGGTGACTAACCAAGAATCACCACTGTAACTGCTTACAGCAACATCCACAGCACCAGGTACTCCAGAAGTCTTCCACTAACCAGCTCTGAGGTGCGCTGCTGGAAGGAGAAGTAATTACCCGTCTGCTGACTGCATCTGCTGTATTACATTAAACTTGGACTTAGGGGCATCTGCTAattcccccccacacacacacacacccctcccaTTGCTTCCCATGGAcctttcccatctcctcctccactCTCAGCAGTCGAGCAGTGTACTCCAAATGGAAACCGCAGAAATTCCAGTTCCTGTGCTTTCCTGACACACTCTGCATTAAACTCATCTTTAGATCTGGGGTCAGAAAGTTTATCTCGTAGCCAAGATTGATAAGGATCATTTGGGGTTTTGCCTCTCTGCAACGTACATCACTTTACCTTACAATTTTCTCATTCCTGAGGAGAGCTCTGACTGTGGACACATCCTTGacctctcattttcttcctctcgCACATTATAGTTCCTGTGGCTTTGGTCTGTCATACTGAAAGTGAGATTTGTATACGGTATTGAGGAATATTGTGAGGGACCAGGCTACAGATGACTAGCTTGGATCAAGGTTCATACAGCTTAAGAGTCAGACATTCTTAAACCCATGCCAAATAAACTTAAGAGGGCATTAAACCTGAAAGAGTCTCCATTCCTGTCTCATGGAAAATACAGCCTAGTTTTTGGACAGATTAACAGGTACTTTTTCTTACCCAGTACTGTGCAGAGCAGACATACTACATTAATTGTTACGCTTTGGTAAATTTAACAGGTTATGGCTACCCgtaagaaaaagcagaagtccCATCACCTATTTGAAAAGGGCTATTTGAGAAGGGCAATTGTCAAGATAACCACAAAAGCTCAGGGACAAAACCTACTGGGTGATGGTAAGTGCTCAGCAAAGAACCTCGACGGAGCGAGAGAAAGGGCTGTTGATAACTGAAAGGTGGGATTTTCAGAAACGACTTACACgctttaggaaaagaaatcccCTTAAAACTATAAGCTTTAGAAAATCCCACTAAAGAGAGAGATATTTGACAGGAGTGACAGGCTGGACTATgaagcagaacagagctgcGAGTCCAAAATGGATTTTATAATCTATGGCGAAACTTCACCCACCTAAGCTCATGGAGACAAAGCAATATTCACCTATTCGTTATTTTCAGCAGACACCATCCCCCAGAAGAGATATACTGGTTAAGGCATTTACCTAGCAGACACACAAAGGCTGCCAGTCTTTGCCTTTCATGGGGACGGAGGCACCTCACCGCTGCAGGAGCGAAGAACATAACTAGATGCTGTTCAGGAAAGAAGCTACAGACAGAAGCCGCAAAGCAGCAGTCTCCAGATAAATGGCCTCACAGAcacagagagggagaagggcGCTAACGGGGAACTCTAAAAGCCTGCCTCAGGAGGGTAAGATTCGGGTGTAAGGACCACCGGGAGCCACGCCACGCTCATTTCACACACGTACCTTCCACAGGACTGGCATTAAGCAGCCCAGGACTATCCAGAAAGCGTATCCCAcaagtgataaaaaaaatagctaCTTGTCCCTAGTGACAAGGAAGCGCAGTTGTTCCTTAACCATGCATTTATAGGAGGTGATTTAATGTTTTCCCAGTGATTGTGCTGAACCAAAAGAGGAAATTCTGCACTTTGCTCTGATTATGAAAGAGATTTACCACCATTACATGATCAGGAATACTTTGAGTTAAACGTGAGTCAAGCTGACAGCTATTTTATTAGATGTAAGCAACTGCGATGATCTCCCTGAAGAATTTGTAGTACAAAGGATACATGCTGGCACCTGACCAGACATCCCCAATGGCAAACTTCTCCTTTCCATTACGGAAGCTCGGAAAGCAATTGCACTGCTTTCCTCAACGATACAGATGCTGTATTCTGGTACCACTTCTTCGTGCCATGTGTTTTCTGGATGGTCTTACAGCGAAAGCCCGCTCCACACCAACGGTATGAAAAGGTAACTTCTAAGAATATTTACTCCTTTCGTAGTGAACTGCCTACGAGTTCATGAAGCAGAAGAGAGACCAAACTGGCGACACATTCATAGAGGCAGAGCTGTCCCTGTTCAGAACCTGTGTCCTTCCTGAGCTGCCAAAACTCTGACATCAAATTCAGAATCCGCTTTGTAAAAACGGGTGACTGACTGGTACGACAAAAGAGGAATTCTGTTTCCAATAAGTAACAAATGTCAAACACGCTAAGAAAGTTTCTCATCCTGCCCTGTCACTTGCTGCAACAAAGCAAGAAGAGTTTCAAGTCCATTTCAAGTTGATGtttagcaaaataaagcaaagcaaattccCAAGGAAAGGAATGGGAATCAGATCTCTTATACCCTAACATTAGCTCTGCAGAAGCTTCAGCTAGCCATTTAGGGCTTAGAAAAGAACATGACAGCAGCAGACTTCGGTGCCGAGTGAATTCCACTAAGTGGCAAGATCCAAGTGTGGTCTTCAGATTCCCTGTGCAACCTAGAATTTAACTAAAAACGTGATGCTGAAGGCAGTGCTCATCCCAAGCGGTCATTCATTCCAAGcaacactaaaataaaattggatGACAGGATCGTGTCCCATGTCTCGCCACACTTGTGGCAACGAGTCAGTGCAACAAGAAATCTCTCTCTTCACTCACTCCCAACCTTGAAATTCAGTGCTGAAGCCCCTGCTTTTAGTACCCAAAAAAGGATGAGTctttctctggaaagaaaattaacagtgCAGCTactaaaaaccaaaatctttGCCCGTATGTGAAGAGATCTAACTGTGATCTTCATATCATATCCCAATCTCCCACTGTATTATATCTCCCACTTTGTGGCTAATACTGAGTGTATTAGCCACAAAGCTACAGCTATAGGGGAACAGTCTTATTCTCCTTTGTTGAAATTACTTACTTTTTAACTGAGATCAACAAATTAACTTGAATAAATCAGGACAActtcaggaaggaaggaagcagagactgaTCGTGACTATGGCTGAATGCTTAAGACATtctcttgagaaagaaaatgtggatTTTGACTTGTATTTTAGTGAATATTTGATATTACTCTTttcaccagaaagaaaaaaaaaaagacaggttttCAATTTTTCAAGTTACTGAACAGGTACAATGAAAAATGTTCATACTCCTCTTCCCTTATCTCTAGGGCTGCACTGAGCCAGAAGGAACCTACTTTAATTGAACATGCCTTTCGTGCTACCGGAGACTTTACGACACTTACCTAATGTCATCATCTGTGACTATGAAAGCTTTGCAGAGGGGTTGAGATGTATTAAGCCAGACGGCCGGGTTCTTCTCCACGGCTGCAGAGACCTGCCCCGTGATGGGCGCAGAACTGGTGTGCAGAGCACTAGCAACAGCCGATAACAGGGTATCGTCGTTGTTACCTGGCCCAACTCCTGAAACAGAGAGAACTGGCCAGTTAACATCTGCATTTCACGTGCACCTTCCAGCGGCAGAgctcttcccagctggaagGATTAAGTACACTCACGATAC
It contains:
- the MBD2 gene encoding methyl-CpG-binding domain protein 2 — protein: MELPKGLQGVGPGNNDDTLLSAVASALHTSSAPITGQVSAAVEKNPAVWLNTSQPLCKAFIVTDDDIRKQEERVQQVRKKLEEALMADILSRAADTTKDIDIEMDNGDEA